The DNA segment TAGTTACACCCGATCATTTGTACGAGGATGCGGAATGGTTCGCTGAACAATGCGACTCAATTGGGATAAGTATAGAAATCAACTGTGTAACGAATAACATCTGTGCGAGTGAGGATATCGGCCCTGAGGCCGACTGTATGTTGACTTGTCTTTCCTTTGCGGACGACGAAGTATGCCAATTGGAGACTTATCTTCAAAGACAGTGTCATATATATCAGCATATGGAGCACAATTTACGAAAATGGATTTACGAAATCATCAAAGATATTTTGGCAACGCCGTCAATGGAGGAGCGCAGCGCCCTTTTTCAACAAATCGAGTTTCGGCTACATGACGAAGCCCAATTCTTGTTTCTCGTACACCGCAAAGTCAGTACCTATGTCCATCCCTCCATCCGGGGACTCGGTATTAACCGACTGGGCTGGATGGATTTCAAAGACATCTGGCTAACCTCACCGATTTGCGATTGCAGCTAACAACACGCAAAAAAGGGAAAGCATCCCGAAAATGCCTTCCCTTTTTACGATTCTAGATATTATTTAAATACTTTCACGCGTTCTTCGATCGGATTGAATTGCTTCTCCCCTGGTTCAGCAACCGGTTTGCCGAACGGCATTTGCCCGATTAGCTTCCAGGAGGCAGGAATATTCCACTCAGCCTTAACCTTCTCATCGATGAGCGGATTGTAGTGCTGCAGCGAAGCCCCAACCCCTTCGTTATCAAGCGCCGTCCAGACGACCAATTGCAGCATCCCTGAGGATTGCTCCGACCATACTGGGAAATTATCTTTATAAAGAGCGAATTGCTCTTGAAGCCCTTGAATGACTTCTTGATCTTCGAAGAATAACACAGTTCCACGGCCACTGCGGAATGCAGCCATTTTCTCTTCCGTCGGCCCAAAGCTTTCTGCTGGAACAACTGCTCTCAACGTTTCTTTCGTCATATCCCAAAGCTTGTCATGCTGTTCGTTGAAAAGAACAACTACACGGGCACTTTGCGAGTTAAAGGACGATGGCGTGTGCAACACGGCTTCAGCCACAATTTCCTCCACGCGTTGATCGGAAATAACTGCTTCTTTACTAATAGCGTACACGCTGCGTCTAGCTTTGATCGCCTCTAGAAATTGACTCATAGGTTTCTAATCTCCTTAACATTTAATAATTTACTTACTTTTAATTAGTAACTCCATTTTACATACTACATGATAAAAAAATGAAATGCAATAGGCATAATTACTTAACTATTTTCTCCTATTTAGAAGCTATTCATTCCTAATAAACTCATTTATAATGGGAATAAAACCCAAGAAAGGATGTTTGCTGGCGTGCCGAGAACGAAAGTGTTCATCAGCTCCGTAAATGAGGATGGATTAAAACCGCTTCGCAGAATGGCTTTTCGCGAGCTTTCTTCCCTTGGGCATGAACCATTGATGTGGGAAGAAAATTTAGGTCCTTGGCCAGCTCATACAGATCCCATTACAAAATGTTTGGAAGCGGTTGTGGAAAGCGATATCTATTTATTATTTCTAGGTAGCAAGGCAGGTACTTACAACGATTCATCAGGAATTACAATTACGCATATGGAGTTTATTAAGGCGCATGACCAGGGAAAACTTATTCTCGTATTCGCTGACACTGAAATCAAATCATCTTTCTTTGCCAAGGCTAAACCATTCATCGACCAACTCATCGACCAGCATATCCATAATCATGAACAATTCCCCTCTCCTTTACATATTATAGATGCTTTACAAGATAACCATACTATCCCCCCAAATGTCGATCCATATGTATGGTATTTCTTATACGATATCTCTCTGCGCAAAATATACATCGATGATTTATCACTGGGGGTGCCCATCGATTGGAAAGCTTACCTTAGCGACTTGCTGCGCCGGGGAGCACTGCTTCTTCCCCTAGAGCAATCCATTGAACAAAATAGTTCCAGGGTCGAACAGTTTGATGAAGCCGTTGATTTGTTATATCATCTTATCCCGCACCTGCAAATAAACGGATTACAGAAAGCGGATGACTTGCTTGAAGCGATTCAAACACGGATGGATGGGGGCAAGATCGAGCACAGCTACGGAACCTATGTCGCAGAAACCGTTGGTTTCTATGAGGACTGCTGTGCAGCCACCTTGTTTGGGCGGGAGGAAGAATGCTTGCAGCTCATAGCCAAAGTAGGCGAAGCGACCGGAGCTTCCTGTTATATGCTAACGGATCAAAGCTCTTATAATGTACTCACGTATCATATGGGAGACAACGGAGAGCAGGTCTTTTTTAAAGCCGCTAAAAATATGTTTTACTATTGCATTCGTTCGGGAAAATTTGTATTGACTCTCCATTTTCCTGCTGATCCAACTTGGGATTATAAGAAATTCATCCACTATAAAGAAGCCGCAAACCATGCTATAATTAGTAAAAATCCGTTAATGATCGAATTCATCAAGCTGATTCTAGGAGGGATGCAGTCATGAGTAGCGGAGTATTCGTCTCAAAGAATGGGAAAGTAACCGAAGCTATAGGCACACAGCCCAAGGAAGCATTGCTGTTCGCTCCTTCCAAGAAAAGCTCGTCACAAATATTGCAAGAGCAGCGCATCGCGATGAAGCGCAATAATAAACGGATCAAAGAACGGTTCAACGAAGCAACGAAGCGGGTATGAGCTATTTATAGATAGCATAAATAAAGCGACCTTATCTCCTTAAGCGGAGATAAGATCGCTTTTTTTGCTATTCGTTTTGATGACACATACTTGCCTAGGATATCAACTTGAGTCCAACCGCTGCACTTAGCACCATAGCGATAAACAGTATCCGTTTCCAGTCCTTGGATTCACCGTAGAACAGCATTCCCATCAATGCGCTGCCGACGGTGCCGATTCCTGTCCAGACGGCGTAGGCCGTTCCCATAGCCAATGTTTTCATCGCTACAGACAATAGAAGAAAACTAATAATGAATCCACCAAACAACAATAGAAAAGCCTGCCAATCTCTCCGCTTGTTGATTCGGCTAATTCCCGCTACCCCAATCACTTCGCCTATACCCGCCAAT comes from the Paenibacillus lentus genome and includes:
- a CDS encoding DMT family transporter, which produces MAWFILILAGIGEVIGVAGISRINKRRDWQAFLLLFGGFIISFLLLSVAMKTLAMGTAYAVWTGIGTVGSALMGMLFYGESKDWKRILFIAMVLSAAVGLKLIS
- a CDS encoding nitroreductase family protein, whose translation is MSQFLEAIKARRSVYAISKEAVISDQRVEEIVAEAVLHTPSSFNSQSARVVVLFNEQHDKLWDMTKETLRAVVPAESFGPTEEKMAAFRSGRGTVLFFEDQEVIQGLQEQFALYKDNFPVWSEQSSGMLQLVVWTALDNEGVGASLQHYNPLIDEKVKAEWNIPASWKLIGQMPFGKPVAEPGEKQFNPIEERVKVFK
- a CDS encoding DUF4062 domain-containing protein, which translates into the protein MPRTKVFISSVNEDGLKPLRRMAFRELSSLGHEPLMWEENLGPWPAHTDPITKCLEAVVESDIYLLFLGSKAGTYNDSSGITITHMEFIKAHDQGKLILVFADTEIKSSFFAKAKPFIDQLIDQHIHNHEQFPSPLHIIDALQDNHTIPPNVDPYVWYFLYDISLRKIYIDDLSLGVPIDWKAYLSDLLRRGALLLPLEQSIEQNSSRVEQFDEAVDLLYHLIPHLQINGLQKADDLLEAIQTRMDGGKIEHSYGTYVAETVGFYEDCCAATLFGREEECLQLIAKVGEATGASCYMLTDQSSYNVLTYHMGDNGEQVFFKAAKNMFYYCIRSGKFVLTLHFPADPTWDYKKFIHYKEAANHAIISKNPLMIEFIKLILGGMQS